The proteins below are encoded in one region of Helianthus annuus cultivar XRQ/B chromosome 2, HanXRQr2.0-SUNRISE, whole genome shotgun sequence:
- the LOC118484851 gene encoding formin-like protein 19: MVASLHVVERDVLGRFTQPQILKRHKSLIVNLFLYLLKNWRLVNRSAVGFKLDSLLKLTDTRASNIKMTLMHYLCKVLASKSPDLLDFHVDLVSLESAAKIQLKSLAKEMQAILKGLEKVKQELGASANDGPVS; this comes from the exons ATGGTGGCAAGCTTACATG TTGTGGAGAGAGATGTTTTAGGTCGTTTCACGCAACCCCAGATTCTGAAGAGGCACAAGAGTCTAATTGTGAATCTCTTTCTTTATCTCTTGAAGAACTGGAGGTTAGTTAATC GTTCTGCAGTTGGTTTCAAGTTGGACAGCCTATTGAAACTCACTGATACACGAGCTTCTAACATCAAGATGACTTTAATGCATTATCTCTGCAAG GTTCTTGCCTCTAAGTCACCAGACCTTTTAGATTTTCATGTGGATCTTGTTAGTCTTGAGTCTGCAGCGAAG ATACAATTGAAGTCTTTAGCAAAAGAAATGCAAGCCATTTTGAAGGGACTCGAAAAGGTTAAACAAGAACTCGGTGCGTCTGCAAATGATGGCCCTGTGTCTTGA